One Bubalus bubalis isolate 160015118507 breed Murrah chromosome 10, NDDB_SH_1, whole genome shotgun sequence genomic window carries:
- the PPIL6 gene encoding probable inactive peptidyl-prolyl cis-trans isomerase-like 6 isoform X4 has protein sequence MASQQQSVPCISRSPPEQPLQVKVVGLFKSSSFQIAKSAAESLKSNYPSNFEDPIIIPVQEFAWHQYLQEKKRELKNEVWEYSSYVMCFINDKLLGDALDLQKWAHKVWDIVDFKPPALYEALTVDYSAKFLRDTKHNFVFLDISIDLYPIGRLIFELYSDTCPKTCKNFQILCTGKAGFSQSGIKLHYTGSIFHRVVRNGWVQGGDIVAGKGDNGESIYGPTFEDPVVNVRS, from the exons ATGGCCAGCCAGCAGCAGTCCGTTCCGTGCATCTCGCGGTCGCCACCCGAGCAGCCGCTTCAGGTGAAGGTGGTGGGGCTTTTCAAGAGTTCCAGCTTTCAGATCGCTAAGAGCGCCGCTGAG AGTCTGAAGAGTAATTATCCATCCAATTTTGAAGATCCAATAATAATTCCTGTTCAAGAATTTGCATGGCATCAATAtctacaagagaaaaaaagg GAACTTAAGAATGAAGTCTGGGAATATTCTTCCTATGTGATGTGTTTTATTAATGATAAGCTCCTGGGTGATGCACTTGATCTACAGAAATGGGCCCACAAAGTGtgggatatagttgattttaAGCCTCCTGCACTTTACGAAGCACTTACTGTGGATTATTCTGCCAAATTCTTAAGAGACACCAAG CATAATTTTGTGTTCTTGGACATTTCTATTGATCTTTATCCAATTGGAAGATTGATTTTTGAG ctATATTCTGATACATGTCCCAAAACATGTAAAAATTTTCAGATCTTGTGCACAGGAAAAGCAGGGTTTTCTCAAAGTGGCATCAAGCTACATTACACAGGTTCCATTTTCCATCGAGTGGTAAGGAATGGCTGGGTACAAGGAGGAG ATATAGTTGCTGGAAAAGGAGATAATGGAGAGTCAATTTATGGACCAACATTTGAAG
- the SMPD2 gene encoding sphingomyelin phosphodiesterase 2 isoform X1 codes for MKPNFTLRLRVFNLNCWGIPYLSKHRADRVKRLGDFLNMESFDLALLEEVWSEQDFQYLRQKLLPTYPAAHYFRSGIIGSGLCVFSKHPIQEFTQHVFTLNGYPYMIHHCDWFCGKAVGLLVLHLSGLVLNAYVTHLHAEYNRQKDIYLAHRVAQAWELAQFIQAELMREEFLPHHLGFSSHTSKKADVVLLCGDLNLHPKDLGCRLLKEWTGLHDAYLETRDFKGSEEGCTMVPKNCYVKHQELGPFPLGIRIDYVLYKAVSGLYISCKTFKTTTGHDPYSGPPFSDHEALMATLCVRHSPPQHNPSPTHGPAESSPLTSVLREAWAEVDQGMAQAHWWATMASYAVGLGLLLLALLCALAAGGWIREAALLLWTPSVGLVLGAGAFYLFHVQEAKGLCRTRAELQHVLGRAREAQDLGPESQPALLLGQQERDRAEEQ; via the exons ATGAAGCCCAACTTCACCCTGCGACTGAGGGTCTTTAACCTCAACTGCTG GGGCATTCCCTACCTGAGCAAGCATCGCGCCGACCGCGTGAAGCGCCTGGGAGACTTTCTAAACATGGAGAGCTTCGACCTAGCTCTACTGGAGGAG GTGTGGAGTGAACAGGACTTCCAGTATTTGAGACAGAAGCTGTTGCCCACCTACCCAGCTGCACACTACTTCAGGAG TGGCATCATTGGCAGTGGTCTCTGTGTCTTCTCCAAACACCCAATCCAGGAATTCACCCAGCATGTCTTCACCCTCAATGGCTACCCCTACATG ATCCATCATTGTGACTGGTTCTGTGGGAAGGCTGTGGGGCTGCTGGTACTCCATCTAAGTGGACTGGTGCTCAATGCCTACGTGACCCAC CTCCATGCCGAGTACAATCGACAGAAGGACATCTACCTAGCACATCGCGTGGCCCAAGCTTGGGAACTGGCCCAGTTCATCCA GGCAGAACTGATGAGGGAAGAATTCCTGCCTCACCATCTTGGTTTCTCCAGCCACACATCCAAGAAGGCTGATGTGGTTCTCTTGTGTGGGGACCTCAACTTGCACCCAAAGGACCTGGGCTGCCGCCTGCTGAAAGAGTGGACCGGGCTGCATGATGCCTATCTGGAGACCCGGGACTTCAAG GGTTCTGAAGAAGGCTGTACAATGGTACCCAAGAACTGCTACGTCAAGCACCAGGAGCTGGGGCCATTTCCCTTGGGCATCCGCATCGACTATGTACTTTATAAG GCAGTGTCTGGGCTATACATCTCCTGTAAGACTTTCAAAACTACTACAGGCCATGACCCTTACAGCGGCCCCCCCTTCTCTGATCATGAGGCCCTGATGGCTACCCTGTGTGTGAGACACAGCCCCCCGCAGCACAACCCCAGCCCTACCCATG GACCAGCAGAGAGCTCGCCGTTGACCAGTGTGCTAAGGGAGGCCTGGGCAGAAGTGGATCAGGGCATGGCCCAGGCTCACTGGTGGGCCACCATGGCCAGCTATGCAGTTGGTCTAGGGCTGCTTCTCCTGGCGTTGCTGTGTGCCCTGGCGGCCGGAGGATGGATCAGGGAAGCTGCTCTACTGCTCTGGACCCCCAGCGTAGGACTGGTGCTGGGGGCAGGTGCCTTCTACCTCTTCCACGTGCAGGAGGCCAAGGGCTTGTGTAGGACCCGGGCCGAGCTTCAGCATGTGCTGGGAAGGGCAAGAGAGGCCCAGGACCTGGGCCCAGAGTCTCAGCCAGCCCTGCTCCTAGGGcagcaggagagagacagagctgAGGAACAATAA
- the SMPD2 gene encoding sphingomyelin phosphodiesterase 2 isoform X2: MKPNFTLRLRVFNLNCWGIPYLSKHRADRVKRLGDFLNMESFDLALLEEVWSEQDFQYLRQKLLPTYPAAHYFRSGIIGSGLCVFSKHPIQEFTQHVFTLNGYPYMIHHCDWFCGKAVGLLVLHLSGLVLNAYVTHLHAEYNRQKDIYLAHRVAQAWELAQFIHHTSKKADVVLLCGDLNLHPKDLGCRLLKEWTGLHDAYLETRDFKGSEEGCTMVPKNCYVKHQELGPFPLGIRIDYVLYKAVSGLYISCKTFKTTTGHDPYSGPPFSDHEALMATLCVRHSPPQHNPSPTHGPAESSPLTSVLREAWAEVDQGMAQAHWWATMASYAVGLGLLLLALLCALAAGGWIREAALLLWTPSVGLVLGAGAFYLFHVQEAKGLCRTRAELQHVLGRAREAQDLGPESQPALLLGQQERDRAEEQ; encoded by the exons ATGAAGCCCAACTTCACCCTGCGACTGAGGGTCTTTAACCTCAACTGCTG GGGCATTCCCTACCTGAGCAAGCATCGCGCCGACCGCGTGAAGCGCCTGGGAGACTTTCTAAACATGGAGAGCTTCGACCTAGCTCTACTGGAGGAG GTGTGGAGTGAACAGGACTTCCAGTATTTGAGACAGAAGCTGTTGCCCACCTACCCAGCTGCACACTACTTCAGGAG TGGCATCATTGGCAGTGGTCTCTGTGTCTTCTCCAAACACCCAATCCAGGAATTCACCCAGCATGTCTTCACCCTCAATGGCTACCCCTACATG ATCCATCATTGTGACTGGTTCTGTGGGAAGGCTGTGGGGCTGCTGGTACTCCATCTAAGTGGACTGGTGCTCAATGCCTACGTGACCCAC CTCCATGCCGAGTACAATCGACAGAAGGACATCTACCTAGCACATCGCGTGGCCCAAGCTTGGGAACTGGCCCAGTTCATCCA CCACACATCCAAGAAGGCTGATGTGGTTCTCTTGTGTGGGGACCTCAACTTGCACCCAAAGGACCTGGGCTGCCGCCTGCTGAAAGAGTGGACCGGGCTGCATGATGCCTATCTGGAGACCCGGGACTTCAAG GGTTCTGAAGAAGGCTGTACAATGGTACCCAAGAACTGCTACGTCAAGCACCAGGAGCTGGGGCCATTTCCCTTGGGCATCCGCATCGACTATGTACTTTATAAG GCAGTGTCTGGGCTATACATCTCCTGTAAGACTTTCAAAACTACTACAGGCCATGACCCTTACAGCGGCCCCCCCTTCTCTGATCATGAGGCCCTGATGGCTACCCTGTGTGTGAGACACAGCCCCCCGCAGCACAACCCCAGCCCTACCCATG GACCAGCAGAGAGCTCGCCGTTGACCAGTGTGCTAAGGGAGGCCTGGGCAGAAGTGGATCAGGGCATGGCCCAGGCTCACTGGTGGGCCACCATGGCCAGCTATGCAGTTGGTCTAGGGCTGCTTCTCCTGGCGTTGCTGTGTGCCCTGGCGGCCGGAGGATGGATCAGGGAAGCTGCTCTACTGCTCTGGACCCCCAGCGTAGGACTGGTGCTGGGGGCAGGTGCCTTCTACCTCTTCCACGTGCAGGAGGCCAAGGGCTTGTGTAGGACCCGGGCCGAGCTTCAGCATGTGCTGGGAAGGGCAAGAGAGGCCCAGGACCTGGGCCCAGAGTCTCAGCCAGCCCTGCTCCTAGGGcagcaggagagagacagagctgAGGAACAATAA